In Allomuricauda ruestringensis DSM 13258, the following proteins share a genomic window:
- the rmuC gene encoding DNA recombination protein RmuC has product MSTELIYVIIGIITLVVGLFAGMYIQKLKTKSTESVWGEREQQFNATIKSLNDKLLQSDEEQKQLQHEKEQQSNQLVRYQADLENLQLKNKEQKEEVEKLQEKFTKEFENLANKILDEKSEKFTKSNKENIENILTPLNKKIKEFEEKVEKSQKENISIHSALKEQLLTLQTQNLKITQEAENLTKALKGDSKMQGNWGELVLERVLEKSGLEKDREYSVQQSFKRTDGTRVLPDVIIHLPDGKKMVVDSKVSLTDYERYTNAEEEDRPKFLKDHINSLRRHVEQLSAKKYEDLYEMESPDFVLMFVPIEPAFAVAINEDVSLYNKAFEQNIVIVTPSTLLATLRTIDSMWSNEKQQRNAMEIARQAGGLYDKFVGLINDLDSVGKSIKKSQDFYVGAMKKLSEGDGNLVRRVEKLKKMGAKAKKDMPENYLKRAQKDDFEELN; this is encoded by the coding sequence ATGAGCACGGAACTTATCTATGTTATTATTGGCATCATCACATTGGTCGTTGGGCTTTTTGCGGGCATGTACATTCAAAAACTAAAAACCAAATCCACCGAAAGTGTTTGGGGCGAGAGGGAACAACAATTTAACGCTACCATCAAATCCTTGAACGATAAATTATTGCAAAGCGACGAGGAGCAAAAACAACTCCAGCACGAAAAAGAACAACAAAGCAATCAATTGGTTCGCTACCAAGCAGACTTGGAAAACCTTCAGCTCAAAAACAAAGAGCAAAAGGAAGAGGTTGAAAAGCTACAGGAAAAGTTCACCAAGGAATTTGAAAACTTGGCCAATAAGATTTTGGACGAAAAAAGCGAAAAATTCACCAAAAGCAACAAAGAGAACATTGAAAATATCCTGACTCCCCTCAACAAAAAAATAAAAGAGTTTGAGGAGAAAGTAGAGAAATCACAAAAGGAAAACATTAGTATTCACTCTGCTTTAAAAGAGCAATTGCTCACCTTACAGACCCAAAACCTTAAAATAACCCAAGAGGCCGAAAACCTAACAAAAGCCCTAAAAGGAGATAGTAAAATGCAGGGAAATTGGGGGGAATTGGTTTTGGAACGCGTTTTGGAAAAATCTGGTTTGGAGAAAGATAGAGAATACAGCGTACAACAAAGCTTTAAGCGCACGGATGGCACAAGAGTTTTGCCCGATGTTATTATTCACTTACCCGACGGCAAAAAAATGGTGGTGGATTCCAAGGTTTCCTTAACCGATTATGAACGCTACACCAATGCCGAAGAAGAGGATAGACCCAAATTCCTAAAGGACCATATCAACTCCTTGCGCAGACACGTGGAACAGCTTTCGGCTAAAAAATACGAAGACCTCTACGAAATGGAAAGTCCTGATTTTGTTTTGATGTTCGTACCGATTGAACCTGCATTTGCAGTTGCCATAAATGAAGATGTATCACTGTACAATAAAGCTTTTGAGCAAAATATCGTTATTGTTACACCTTCTACCCTATTGGCCACGCTACGCACCATTGATTCTATGTGGAGTAACGAAAAACAGCAAAGAAACGCCATGGAAATTGCAAGACAAGCTGGAGGCTTATACGACAAATTTGTTGGTTTGATAAATGACTTGGATTCGGTTGGAAAAAGCATTAAAAAGTCTCAAGATTTTTATGTTGGAGCCATGAAAAAGCTTTCTGAAGGAGATGGAAATTTGGTTAGAAGAGTTGAAAAGCTAAAGAAAATGGG